GCTATGAATGACCTGAATAACCGACGGAAAGAGAAAATCATTGCCAGTTTCGCGGACGATGCCGTCATTATCTACCCCGGCAAGATGTCGGTCAGCGGCATGCGGAAGGGGAAGGCAGCCATAAAGGAATTCTTTGACAAGTATTTCGATCAGTTTCCTGAGGAACACTGCGTGGCTAAAGAGACATACATCAAGAATATCCTGGCACTGGGCCTCAGTAACACTATTGCGATACGGTTCCAGAAGAAGGTCAAAAACAAAGCAGGGCAAACGTTCGAGAATAGTGGCATCAGCGTGCTCACAATACGATGGGGCAAGGTTGTGGAAATGCAGGATTTCTACTTCGACGTTGAAAAATTGCAGCAGATGTATGGAGAATGAAGACCAATAAAGGGAGGCAACCATGGCCTATATCTTTGACCCTAATGTATTACAGGACGTAGTCAAAAAGAACCTCGGCCTGCCGCTGGAAGAGAGGCTGGATGCCATCATTGCTGACATCGACAAGACCTACCCCAAACGGATATGCACCAAGAAGAAATGGGCGTTCACCATAGCAGGCGGAATTGCCGGACAGGTGACAATCCTCTACGGATCGCTTTCGGAGTACCTCCTACTGATCGGCTTCCCCGTAGGTACCGAGGGATACTCCGGACGCTTTGCGCCCCTGATATATGACGTCATCATCGAGGGAGAGCATCAGACCTACACCCTGGGCCAGA
This window of the Chloroflexota bacterium genome carries:
- a CDS encoding nuclear transport factor 2 family protein; translated protein: MIGAIILKVALRSAMNDLNNRRKEKIIASFADDAVIIYPGKMSVSGMRKGKAAIKEFFDKYFDQFPEEHCVAKETYIKNILALGLSNTIAIRFQKKVKNKAGQTFENSGISVLTIRWGKVVEMQDFYFDVEKLQQMYGE